The segment CgggaggagcggggcggggagcCAGGCCGGAACCGCGGAGCGGTGCGGGACTCACTGTGCGCGGAACACCCTATCTCTGCGCGGAACACCCTGTGCGCGGAACACCCTATCTGTGCGCGGGAGTCACTCACTCACTCTCTCTGTGCGGCTCGGTGCGGGCCGCGGAGCGCTGCCGGCCGGCCCCATGTCGGCTCCGTTCGAGGAGCGCAGCGGGGTGGTGCCCTGCGGGACGCCCTGGGGCCGCTGGTACCAGACGCTGGAGGAGGTGTTCATCGAGGTGCGCGTCCCGCCGGGCACCCGCGCCAAGGACGTGCGCTGCAGCCTGCGGAGCCGGCACATCTCCCTGGCCGTGAgcgggcaggagctgctgcaggtacCGGGCAGCCGGGGGACGGGCCAGCGGCAGCGTAGGCCGCGGGGCGCCGCGGTCACGGGCTCACTTTGTTGTAAAATACCTCTGAGGCCTGAACAGTTGACCACTGTGTCAATCGACTGTGGGATTTCCTTAAAGACCTCCAGGGACTGTGACTCCGACGCCTCCCCGGGCAGGTCGATCCAATGTCCAGTCATGCGGTGAAATTTGCTGATGTCCCACCCGgacctgccctggcacagcttgggctTTGTCCTCATGTGCTGTCATTAGTCACCTGGGAGAAGGTTTGCACACCTGTGCCCTTGGTGCCTCTCTGTTCTTTATCCCAGGTTTGATACATTAAAAAGTACATTCATTGGAAACAGTTTTGTTCACCTGCACGGGGTCTTACAGATGGTGCCTGTCCTCTGGTACATgaaaagagagctggagaggggctttttAGATGGGACAAGGAGAAAGGGTTTTAAACTGTCAGAAGACAGTATTATATTggatattaggaggaaattcttccctgtgagggtggggaggccctggcatgggctgcccagagctggatgggTGCTgtatccctggaagtgttcaaggccaggttggacagggccTGGGGCAACCTGGGCCAGTagaaggtgtcccagcccatggcagggagctggaatgagatgacctttaaggttccttccaatccaaacgattctgtgattctatgaaaaataaagatacaaATTCACATGGATTTTAATGTGAATGTGGACAGCATTTCAGTGCACAGCTTCAGTtgctccagaaagaaaaaaaaaaaaagccaaacctaaaaccccccaaaaaccagccTAAAGACAGATTTACTTTCGCATTTATAAAGAACTTCTCATACTACCTGTACCCTGCACCAGAGCTAGATGTTACTCCTGGCAAAAACACTTGCATTTTCATGACAAGATTATTAAAAGTGGCATTACCTGCTGAGAAACACAAGTCTCTTCAGTGACTCTAGATACTGAAATAATTAAGGTATTAAATGCTTCAATTAAAAGAATAATTGCATAACAAGCAATAATTCTTTAGCAGGTTACATGCAAGTGTATACTTGTAGGGCCAGATCACCCTATTCATTTTCAGCAGAATACAAGGTGGTTAAATTGTGAGTAAAACTTTGTAACTCAAGGTGAACTGGATGCTGAGGAGGTTTTACTGATTTGTAATATTGTACCTGTCTTTTGCAGGGTAAACTTTTTGACTCTACAGTAACTGATGAAGGAACGTGGACCTTAGGTAATAACCTACATCTGAAGTGACATTATAAAGGCAGTAAAACTTTCTAATAGACACTTCAGAATAGTTTACCCCTCTTTAGTAATgggaaagattattttctttccatagcTTTGTAAAAAGGCAGTTGTTATTGCTGGATTAAGGAACTGAAGTATTACAAAAGCTCTTGAGACTGAGGTTAATGAGAAAATGCCACATCCTGGAAGATGCAATCAATGGGTTACAAACATTTCCATATAGTGAGAAGTTTCTTGCAAACCTTCATTTATAGGTAAACAATTATGGTACAGTTATAGGGTATATGACTCTCCATAATTACTACTTTTATGCATTATATTTTTTGAATGAATAACAAAATCTACAGTCCAAGAGaatctgaaagaaatttaaaaattacacttAAGGTTCCTACATATAATTAGGCAAAAAAGCATATCATGCCATTATATCATAAATACTGTAAAGTATTAAGAATATTTTGGGGATTGGCAATCATATTTGTGGACTGTTCCTCTCAGTGTTTTCCtatgatatttattttaaatatttattgataatttagtaatttaagcattgaaattaaaagcattaatATACATTGTGAAGTGAAGCCCCGTCTTATTCACTTCAGTATTACTAAACACCCTGCACATTTACTTTGAAACATGCTTCCAATATATTCTCTATGGCCATACACACTCTTTTAAATAATCATCCATTCATGTGTTGCTAAAACTTAGTTCTGGCTTTTTTTGGTAATAACTCTCTGTAAAGCCTGATCtcaattttttcattattgcCTTAGCAGAGTTGTCTATATTAATAGATTAAATCTTTGTTGTGAACATCTCCAAGAGTTTACTTTATGTTTGCAATAGAAATACTTTTGAGCTGTGTTTAATCCCTTAAAACAGCTTCAGCACCTTACAGGCCAGAAGGGGAGAGATGACAATACAGACTATCTTtgtttcagctctttttttctttttaatgttaatttatttATCAAGAACTTGGTTGGCATTGGCATTAAGAACTTAAAATTACTTCACATCTTGTGCTTGTAAATGGTGAATTCACCAAACCAAGAAAAGAGCCAACATGTAGGACTGAGTTTAAAGGttgctctgtgtgttttcattCAACAGAAGACAGGCAGATGATACGAATTGTTCTAATGAAGACAAATAGAGACGCTGGAAATTGTTGgacatctctgttagaaaatgaaTATGCTGCTGATCCTTGGGTGCAGGACCAGATGCAAAGGAAACTTACACTGGAGCGCTTCCAAAGAGAAGTAAGTTAAAGGactgatgcctggaaaggctgatgtggaacagagactagacagagtTAAAAGGAgtaaaataggtatttattgaaaggccttATAAGGATGAACtttgggcagtacaagagcctggccagggctgcatcCGGGTTAAATCCAAGATGGATCTGtcacaagtttttaaaattttataagttttggttcatctgcatattggggtcaattttccaaccacagccccaggttATGAAATCTCAACCCCCTGGCTTGTCCCCTTCCCTTCAacattgtttctgcttttgagtAAgggttgtccttgattctctggctggggagggtttgttttgtctaactcccctgtgaagagaacttactaagACTgaatatgaagtttcagagtttccaagcagcagagaatctgaaaaatataaatgctaAAACCCAAAGCACCAGGACCATGGTTAATCCTTATATTTTTTGTCAGCACACAGACATTATGGCTAGGAAAGCTGGCCAAATGCCATGGAAATATATGCTTTAATTCAAAATCTATAAAATGCTTACAAGGTTTTATCACTGTGCTTTGAAGAGATTTGTCTATCTGCACTCTGTCTGCAGGGTTGTAAGTTCTGGGATTTGTctgggattttaaaaagcatttttattctaaataatttactaaacaatttttaattttacttccaTCAGAACCCTGGGTTTGACTTCAGTGGGGCAGAAATTTCTGGAAACTACAGCAAAGGAGGACCAGACTTTTCTAGTCTTGAAAACTGAACTTTTTATATATGATCCTTCAGACAAATTATATGTTACAGTTAAAGACTGGAATCATGTACCTGTTGAAGACTTCAGTGATCTCTTCAATGGATTGTTGTCAAAAGTAATTACTTCAGTGAAGAGAAAGATCTTTTccagcagaatgaagataaaatattaCCAGCTGATTTATAAGCTGTGATACTAAGGCACAGACTATAGAGAAAGGTGTACATAAAAACGTAATGTCTTTAAGCAGAAcatttggtttgggtttttttttttttaagaaacaccATAGTAAACAAATCAGTAATAAATCTACTGCTTATCTTAATGCAAGGATATTTTCTTATTCTTGCTTATCTACACTTGGGAAGGAATCTCCCCATGCAccaggctggggcacagctctgtggagaaggacttTGGGGTTCTGGTGGACAgtgagctgtccctgagccagcagtgccctgggggaCAAGAAGGCTAACTATATCCTGGAATGAATCAGGAAAAACATTGCTGTAAGAtcagggaggtgatcctgctcctctgctcagccctggtgaggccagatctggagtgctgtgcccagctgggctgctcaagacaggagggacatggagctcctggagcgAGTccacagaggctgcagaggctgTGGAAGGGATTGAAGGATGTCCCTACAAGGAAAGGCTTTGGGAGCTGGGGCCATTCAGCCTCTAGAGGAGACACAGCTAAGGGGGGACCTcatccctgtctgtccctgtctgcagggagggctcagagcagggaccaGACTGTTCCATGGTGCCCAGCAACAGGTCAAGAGGCGTCCAGCCAACCTTTGTCAAGACCAGCCTTCTCAACCAGATGCAGGAGGGAACTCAGGACAACTGTTCTCCTGGGTTGGTAGatggtgtcagggagcagaatggtccCCCTGTtatccaggaggaggcagacAGAGAACTGCTGAGCTGCTTGGATGTTCATAAATCTATGGGACCAGATGGATCTATCCCagggtgatgagggagctggcagatgacCTTGCAAAGccactctccatcatttaccagcagtcctggctcactgATGAGGTTCCAGATGACTGGAAGCTGGACAATGTGACTCCCATTCACAAAAAGGGTAGGAAGGAGGATCCTGGTAATTACAGGCCAGTTGGCCTGACCTCAGTACCTGGTAAGGTTATGGAACAGTTTATACTGAGTGTCATCACACAGCACTTACAGGATGGCCAGGGGATCAGACCCAGCCAGCATGGGTTTAGGAGGGATAAGTTGTGTTTGACCAACCTGGTCTCCTTTCATGACCAGGTGACCCGcctggtggatgcaggaaaggctgtggatgttgtgtaCCTGGActttgacactgtctcccacaggattccctggaaaagctgcagcccatggctaggacaggagcactctgtgctgggttaagaactggctggatggctgggcccagagagtgCTGGTGAacggtgctgcatccagctgggatcagtcaccagtgctgtccctcagggctctgtgctggggccagttctgttcagtatttttgttgatgacatggatgagggtaTCGAGTCTttcagtaaatttgcagatgacactaagctgggagcaTGTGTCAGTCTGGTGGAAGGGAGGAGGGCTCTGCACAGAGACTGGAAgggttggatggatgggcagagccCAGTGAGATGCAGTTTCATGAGTCCAGTGCCAGGttctgcattttggccacaataacccctgcagtgttacaggctggggatggtggggctgcacagtgcccaggcaggaagggacctgggggtgctgctgaaccctgaacatgagccagggtgtgccctggtggccaagaaggccaatggctctggcctggatcaggagtggggtggccagcaggagcagggaggtcattgtgcccctgtgctgggcactgctgaggccacacctggagtgctgtgccagttctggcccctcagctcaggaaggacattgagacaCTTGAGCACGTCCAGAGGAGGCAGcgaggctggaggggctggaacacaaaccctgtgaggaatggctgagggagctggggctgttcacctggagaaaaggagactcagggtgACCTGATCACTCTgtgcagctccctgaaaggtggctgtgctcaggtgggcTTGggctctttctccaggcagcactgacagaaccagaggacacagtcttaagctgcaccaaggaaaaggttggatattaggaaaaagttttttacagaaagcatGATCAAATGctggaatggtctgcctggggagtcaccatccctgatgtggcacttggtgccatggtctagttgagaTGTTAGGGCATGGATTGGACTCGATCaccttgaaggtctcttccaaccttgtgATTCTGCGAAAGTGATGcccaggaagttccacctggaCATGAGGAAGAAGTTCTTTCCTGTGCAGTGACTGTGCACAGGAACAGGTTTCCCTGAGATGGTATGGAGTCTGCCTTACTGGGATTAATCAAGAAATGTCTGGACTGGATTAATCAAGAAATCCAGTGTTATGTGCTCTGGGCTGACCCTGTTTGAGCAAGGAGATGGGACCATCTGATCCTACCCATGATACACCATGTCTGATTCACTGCTGAACAGATATTAAGATATTTACCATTTTCTCGTGTGGTTGTCTAGTTGCTCCCATATATCCTCAACCtcttatgaaaataaattgggggagaaaaaaaatcatcattatGTCTTAGCTCCTGCCTGGAAATTTTTCTCCAGGTACTGTTCAGGTATAATTCACGTTTATTCataacaaaacaagaaaaatgctACTTAGTTAagcatttcaatttttaatttaaaggtATCTTGAGACAGGACAATTAGAATTGCACTTGCATTCTCTCCCACCAGGCTGACCACACCTTTGAATCATTTTGCACAGGTcagcacagtgcccaggcagcactgacaggtGTGATACCCAGGTACACGTTTTGCAGTGCAATCACTCCCATGAGCTCAAGAGAAGACTTGATTTGTCCAGTAGAGAGCTTTGGTATGGAGTCTTCTGTGAATGCATATCTCAAACTAGTTAAAGCAAAGAAGGGTTTCCACCTCAGCTGGTACCATTACAGGGAAGGACTGGCTGGCTAACACCTCATCCCACACTCTGATCTCTCCTCCACTCCATCAGTCTATATGACAAGCAAGTTTAACAGTTGTTGCCAACAGCCTCTGTCCTACAGTGATGCTGAATTCAAGAAGGCATTAGCAACAGTCTCCTAGAACCTCCTTTCATCTAACATCCAATAATACATTCTTATTATTCACTTCCTTGTTAGCACTATAAACATGAATGCCTGAAATATTGACCTGGTCTTCAGAACAAGCAGTTGTGTTTCACAAAGCTTACCAGTAAAGAGATCAGAGTTGAAGCAATCTTCAGTGTTTCTCAACTGGATTGCTCCTACACACAGGCCAAGATGGGGAACTAGCCTTGCTCCTACTGTACCTGTAACAATGTGCCTGTTCACCATCAGCATTTACCTCTAGTACAGCAAAACTCTGGAAAACTAATGTCAGACTTAGGGCATGAAAGGGTTACATGTGACCCAGTTCTTTCCCTTAGTATTCATTAGGTATCACCATTTACACTCAGTAACTTGTAAACTACAGCTCTTACAAAATACTGCAGTTACTGATGCTGTGCTAGTGACAGTCTTTCCTAAAGGAACACAGTTaagtttctcttttctcctgctctACCTACTCAACATGTTTAGTGGGTATCACATAGGCTAATGTTTCATGTGTCTGTGGTAGGAGGCCAGTGCCCATCCTGGCAGGAACACATGGACACAAGGTATGGCCTGAACAGCACACCAGGTGAGCTGACAGACATTTGCTGTTGTCACCAATATTGAGTGGGATTAGTCTTTCTTAAtacactgcagcactgcactaCTGCACATCAGATTTTCCTGGTATCCCACAATCCTCAGAAAATGAACcaggttttaaaaattaatatgtaaTTCAGCACCTGCAGTTACTGTAAACCAAAGTTAGATTACACAAGCTGCTCTACAACCTATAAGGTGTTCAAATTCCTTTTACTGGGATTGTGTTATTTCACTGACTAGTAAACAGTCTACCACGTACTGACACCGTGTACTGTTGAATTAATCAAGAAAAGAACTGGTGTTTGCTTGAAGGATCTTTCATCTGAAATGTTACATATTCTTTCCATGAGCCGAGTTCTTCATTATTAAGATCATGGTTCAGACTGTTTCTCAAACATGAGTGTGCCTATTGACAAGGTCACGGGATGGTCTCCTCATTTTATTGTACtcctgtaaaaaaacccaaacaaaccagtCAACTGAAGTGCTTTCTGCAAGAGCCAAAACCAAGCAGAAGATCTTAATACAACAAGACAACAGCAAGACAGCTGTTACAGAAAAATGTGTAGCCTCTGGAAGTAAAGTCTAGGAAAGGAAGAAGTTCACCATTTTTACAGGATAAAACAACAGTAACAGGAATAACTGAATTGCAGATTTTAGCCTTCACTAAGCAGTTACACAAGTAACACTGTATAAAACTGTCTTACTTGTAAGTGGCTGAAGTGAACAACAAGAAGAAACTCATTCTAACAGGCTGGTTGTCTTTTTGGGATAGGAGCAATGCaaggtttttttccaactttttcAAGCTTCACTCCACATTTTAGTGTGAAAGTGGTCTCAAAGTCTGTAGAACCGTTCTGCTACCACAACACACATCAGTTCTTTCTCCAGTGTTCATACATTAATCAGGCTGTCATTTCTTCAGGTACAGCTGGCTTAAGCATGAACATGAGAACAGGCTGACTACACTTCTGTTACTTCATTCCAGGAGGTAACCTATAAGGACTCTGGATATAGTCAACAGCCACTTTTACTTCTACATTATCAGAAGTTGATTTTAAAAGGTCAGAAGTTGATTTTACAAGGACTTACCTGTTATGAGATGGTCTCTGGGATGGTAGGAAGGTGTGCTATTCTGTAGTAGCTATGTTTAAGCTGCCGAGCTGTACGTCCAGACACAatccattttaatttctgcacaTTTGGTTTGGAACACTTGCTTGAGGAATATTCCATAAGGCACTTTAACACTAGCTCCTTCCAGAAGGTCAATTCTCTGTTGCTTATCTACATGACAAGACAGAATGTCTTATGTTAATAACTAGTTAAGTCATTACTTTATACATGTACTTTCAGCAGCCAAATATCCCAGGCCAAATGAAAAAACTCAACATCACAAGAAAGCTACAAAAGAAACCAATATGCCAATGCACCTGTCCCTTTCCCATTGTGTAGAccttttcatgcatttttcttccacCCTCCCCTGAAATTTTATCTGCACATACCTTGGAATGTAACTGTAGAAATTCCAATGCCTCCATCAACTCCAGCAGTTTTTGTTCTTCTATCTCCAGTGCCATAATAGACAGTGCCAAGACAGAAGGCTGGAGAGAGAGATGTTTTTAAGCACTGCTTTGTTAAGCTTCAgtagtttaattttctttgaactTTCAAGATGTTTACCTTGGCTTTAGAAAACATGAGTCTGCAGTGACAGGCCTTAAGTTGGGTCTCAAGTCTATCAAAATTAAGGTATTTTCTCCTGTAACAAAACCAGATGAGTGAATCTAGAGGAATGCAAGCTTGATCAAGGCAGCATCACTCTGGGAACTCAGAGAAGCAGCAAGATTGTTCATTATCTAAACAAAAGCCTCATTTGTCCCAGATTACATTCAAACAGGTGTTCAGTTTTGGCAGTCCCAATGCCCAAAATAAATCTTGTGTTACACTGGGGAAGAGCTGCATTACCAAAGCAGGCTTTACAAGGAATTTCAGTGCTTACTTAGCAAAATGAACctttttaaaaccagattttgcAATCTTTACAATGAGGCAATACTTCACTGCAGCATAAGCAGAGATTTATTATATCATTATTATTGAGCAAGTTTGGTTTTCAGCTCACAGAGAAATACTCCATTTatgaaaacagtatttaaaattacaataatattAAACCACAGATGCTCACATTTATGGCAATTACCAGTAAGGGGGAAAgtttgtgggatttttaaagTATAGAAAGACCAATTACTCAAGCAATTTCCCTGCTTATTTTTCTATATTCAACATTCTCTGGTCATAGGCAGTTATAGCAAAATCAGGATTAGCTATTGTACCTTTCACAGCTTAAATTCtcatgaatgaatgaatgataGAGCTGTAGAAACTGGAAGGCTGTTACAGCTTTGACTTTCCAACACAATTTCTCCAATATGATTTTCTCCATTCTCATCATATCAGAAACAGTGAACCTATACTGGCTTATTCGAATTAAGTCAGTGGCTAAGGGcacatttctctcttcttctgaTGCCTTCACAGCCAAGTAGAAGCAGCTGAGTCCGACACAGCCCAAGTGTTTAGGCTGTACCTAAAGAAAAGTGAATTGTTATTTTCAAAGAATGCCTCTGATCAGCTATTACAACATGCAAGTATCAAATGGTAGGCACCGATCTTTTAATCAAAAAAATATGGGGGATAAGgggttgttttgctttttggagATTGAAAACTAAGTCTTTTATCAAACATTCTTACCTTTATTTAACTAAACAAGAAAATAGTTAAGCACTGTAAATTGTATCTCATTCATCTGAACAGCAAGACTGCAGAACAATTTTAATTGAGGTAGAACTGGCTTGTTAACAGGGTTCTAAAACAGCATAATAGGAAGTTTTTAGGACTTAAAAGTGTTGTACATATTGGATGATAGTAAAAAAATGGAGGGTTCTACCTCTATTTTaaacatatatacacacatgtacatgtatatataaattGTCCTATTTTATTCCATAAACAATGCAATCCCGATTTTTACTGTTTATTCTGGATTCACAAGTCTTTGAAATCATCATTTTCCAATCCATTCCATCTGgctttctcatttttgtttgaACACACAAGGAAAACAAGCTTTTGTTCTTGTCCAGATTGTACAGTGGTAATCCTGTCTTGTCTTTAACTGTTAGACAATTAAAAACAACCCAGGTCAGCATGTCACATCTTCATGGGAGAATGCAGTGCTAACTAATGTCTGACCAGATTTTAAGTGCTCGACAGCATCTTGATATACACAAGGCTTATTGAAAAGGCAGTAAATAAGAAGTAATTTAAGGTGTTTTTGTATCTATGCAACAGGACAGGCAGTCTGTTTTGGTCTAAGCCATTAACAAGTCCCGTTTCCCAGCCCATGGGCATCctttagttttttctttttcagaggaAACACTTTTCCTAACAACACCAAAATCTGAACGGAGAACACCATTTTTTTAGCTCTGTGCAACCAAAAATCTCTGGAAAGAGCTAAACGTTGGGTTTATTTAAACCCAAGACATTCTAGCTTCGAATAGGAATTAGGCTGAGAGCTTCGAAAAGCCTTACCTTCATTTTTGACAAGAACCTATCTAAGAAATTCACAGCTAGTGAGAACGTCTCGGTGTGGAAGCCAAAGAACTGAGTCAGGCTGAGCAGATCCTTCACCTCGAAGTCTCGCAGCCGTGCGGTCATTCGCAGGCCGCTGTCGTGGGCAGCCTCGAGCAGCCTGAGGCCGGCGGCGCGGGGCTGAGCCCGcggctcctgctccagcagcacgggcagctccagcagcagctcccgaGCCTCGCCCGCCGCGGTATCGATCATCTGCACGGCACACACCGCCGGACAATGAAACAGCTAAAGCACGGCAAACTCCCCGAAACCTCGCAGACACCACGGCCAACACGCAGGGAGCgccccggggcagcgccggccccgcAGCCGGAGCGAGCGGCGCACGGCGGGACATGCCCGGGCCTGCCCCTGCTGCGCGGGGCTCTGCCGGCGGAGAGCGACCGCGCCTTCCGCCGGGGGACGGAGGGACGGAGGGACAACGCGTACCCCAcggaagggatgggaagggacgGGACGGGCACGGGGATGCCAAACGCGCAGCCGGCGGGACGGGAGCCGGCCGCGCGCCCTTACCGTGTCTGTGCAGCCCCGTTCCCTGCCCGGGAGCGGAGGGACCGggcgggctgggctgggctgggctgtccgGAGCGGGGCCGTGGGCAGGGCCGGGCACGGGCCGGGCACTGTCCTGCCACACACGGGAGCGCTCCCCGAGCCCGCCAGCCCCCGGCCGCGCAGTGCCGCCCTCTGGGGGCTCCGCCGTGTAAGGCCCCGCCTCCGCCCAGCCCGTCCCTCCTTCGCCCGGCCTGtaccgcccccggcccggcctgtaccgcccccggccccgcccggcctgtaccgcccccggcccggcctgtaccgccccccgcccggcctGTAtcgcccccggccccgcccggcctgtaccgcccccggcccggcctgtaccgcccccggcccggcctgtaccgcccccggccccgcccggcctgtaccgcccccggcccggcctgtaccgccccccgcccggcctgtaccgcccccggccccgcccggcctgtaccgcccccggccccgcccggcctGTACCGCCCCCGGTCAGCCCgtcccgcccccggccccgcccggcctGTACCGCCCCCGGTCAGCCCgtcccgcccccggcccggcctgtaccgcccccggccccgcccggcctgtaccgcccccggcccggcctgtaccgccccccgcccggcctgtacc is part of the Oenanthe melanoleuca isolate GR-GAL-2019-014 chromosome 13, OMel1.0, whole genome shotgun sequence genome and harbors:
- the NUDCD2 gene encoding nudC domain-containing protein 2 yields the protein MSAPFEERSGVVPCGTPWGRWYQTLEEVFIEVRVPPGTRAKDVRCSLRSRHISLAVSGQELLQGKLFDSTVTDEGTWTLEDRQMIRIVLMKTNRDAGNCWTSLLENEYAADPWVQDQMQRKLTLERFQRENPGFDFSGAEISGNYSKGGPDFSSLEN
- the CCNG1 gene encoding cyclin-G1, producing MIDTAAGEARELLLELPVLLEQEPRAQPRAAGLRLLEAAHDSGLRMTARLRDFEVKDLLSLTQFFGFHTETFSLAVNFLDRFLSKMKVQPKHLGCVGLSCFYLAVKASEEERNVPLATDLIRISQYRFTVSDMMRMEKIILEKLCWKVKAVTAFQFLQLYHSFIHENLSCERRKYLNFDRLETQLKACHCRLMFSKAKPSVLALSIMALEIEEQKLLELMEALEFLQLHSKISNRELTFWKELVLKCLMEYSSSKCSKPNVQKLKWIVSGRTARQLKHSYYRIAHLPTIPETIS